One genomic region from Phycodurus eques isolate BA_2022a chromosome 16, UOR_Pequ_1.1, whole genome shotgun sequence encodes:
- the ciita gene encoding MHC class II transactivator isoform X2, protein MQNTDQDPIFCPDYGALPDDLSEFMNDSYLVKMLDTDGLFSDDPMLIFDDNNFSDTPLAKEPDSRRNQQVEKIKPTRKTTILQKRPRATLSKHRTTGKKNSTPKKQKADGTGVGPVQSEGELSCPSTPPQSILHLQPSIQFVTIPDITFYQFKMQTICPPVIRLPFPNAAAPAYLLVPVPPSPSAYKLQVAPFSPEDSAVVPALMSSSPFGTLSDTTSKVMSPPCNYESVKNYIKIAKAHMHQICEEMEPGLTLSSHFVDVQVIQREMFCSGKENNKSLHKELVSMGDMDRQKRLIKLSQIFENSNGNKPKRYILLLGKAGMGKTTLIRKLCQDWTRDCIPQFDFVFLLNDAHLISSRKSHYSLQSLLLDLPTFAISTINIEEVYAQVLKAPKRVLIIFDGFDDRDYEILFQEKDFTTLLEKDTKAKAFTVRKLYSAILQRVVLPGSILLISARPRGTAYHLLRRHDSLLEASGFTPLYIETYFSRYFDDPNLREFAWKCLEKCSYLRHLCWKPGLCRLVCLVVEHSEGSESLPRTLTELCHQVLCIKMKNDNWGSCTQAKPQAQIPLQSSRQDSSRAQVRKTTRWSTKGKSQITDEIKTAHGEICEKKIMSRLSSLAWEGVKANTSILPKEVSLCSKLKTFGLRKGVFLTCQVRANKVCSLCESEEVEGEKERILESENAERPNQQSTDFEENSVSGNDILLWTDPFVQSYLAGLHLSMNRNVWNQNLFQNLPSISGPKGRRRPQGEVQELTRRFAFTIQFLNRTELHRLHLDINLNKRALISEHLKGLSLADLCPDQVLEACHYVFEASFSHGNGSSDSEKAPLVTHLAANLPEFLTFRGVPLGPPDAYVVHKILERAEKGGRGFSLDLEDTGIPISGLRSLIGLGSCSTYKACIADVIALWEQLEQSGEKKPLQNFVTKFKIHPLKVMQVSQIEHLSKLVNIHMHRRLSYCLREPDPILDEGVPAVKELHKLELAIGPERGPQAIPRLWEFLPSLHDLQHLDLEGNKIGDQGAEQLADTFSSLCFLQILNLSQNYIGDNGVKKMVTTLKDLPKLHCLILYSNVISDEGASTLAAVLPHMASLTDLDVKYNKLSDVGAQCLGASLKECKKMKTLRMWNQCIPYGVFERLQQQDPRILWH, encoded by the exons ATGCAGAACACGGATCAGGACCCAATTTTCTGTCCTGACTACGGAGCTTTACCag ATGATTTATCGGAATTCATGAATGACAGTTACTTGGTGAAGATGCTTG ACACGGATGGCCTCTTTAGTGATGATCCCATGTTAATTTTCGATGACAACAACTTCA GTGACACTCCCTTGGCAAAAGAGCCAGACTCACGCAGAAATCAACAGGTAGAAAAAATTAAACCAacgagaaaaacaacaattcttcaaaaaagacccAGAG CTACACTATCAAAACATAGGACAACGGGAAAAAAGAATtccacaccaaaaaaacaaaaagctgatG GTACTGGCGTGGGACCAGTGCAGAGTGAGGGGGAACTATCGTGTCCCTCCACACCGCCACAAAGCATCCTTCATCTCCAACCCTCCATTCAGTTTGTCACAATCCCAGATATTACATTTTATCAGTTTAAGATGCAAACAATCTGTCCTCCAGTTATCAGACTTCCATTCCCCAATGCTGCTGCACCAGCATACCTATTAG TACCTGTACCTCCTTCGCCATCAGCATACAAACTCCAAGTGGCACCCTTTTCTCCAG AGGACAGTGCAGTAGTACCTGCCCTAATGAGCTCATCCCCATTCGGAACATTGTCAGACACCACAAGCAAAGTCATGTCTCCGCCGTGCAATTATG AGAGTGTAAAGAACTACATTAAAATCGCCAAAGCCCATATGCATCAAATCTGCGAGGAGATGGAGCCAGGGCTAACTTTGAGCTCTCATTTTGTGGATGTGCAAGTGATTCAGAGAGAGATGTTTTGCTCagggaaagaaaataacaagTCCCTGCACAAAGAACTGGTGTCCATGGGAGATATGGACAGGCAAAAAAGATTGATTAAGTTGAGTCAG ATATTTGAGAATTCGAATGGAAACAAACCCAAACGATATATACTTCTACTTGGCAAAGCCGGCATGGGAAAAACCACCCTTATCAGGAAGCTATGCCAGGACTGGACCAGAGACTGCATCCCACAGTTTGACTTTGTATTCTTGTTGAATGACGCTCATCTAATCTCTTCAAGAAAATCACACTATAGTCTTCAGAGCCTCCTACTCGACCTGCCCACCTTTGCcatttccaccattaatatcGAGGAAGTGTACGCACAAGTCCTTAAAGCCCCCAAACGTGTACTCATCATTTTTGATGGTTTTGATGATCGGGACTATGAAATACTATTTCAAGAAAAAGACTTTACAACCTTGTTAGAGAAAGACACTAAAGCAAAGGCCTTTACAGTTAGAAAGCTATACTCTGCCATCCTCCAAAGGGTGGTCCTTCCAGGATCAATTCTTCTGATTTCTGCCAGACCAAGAGGCACTGCCTACCATCTATTGCGGCGACATGACAGCCTTTTGGAGGCTAGTGGATTTACCCCTCTATATATAGAAACatatttctccaggtactttgATGACCCTAATCTCAGAGAATTTGCTTGGAAATGCTTAGAAAAGTGCAGCTATCTACGTCACCTTTGTTGGAAGCCTGGACTCTGTCGACTGGTGTGCTTGGTTGTGGAACACTCTGAAGGTTCAGAGAGCCTTCCAAGAACTTTAACTGAGCTCTGCCATCAAGTACtttgtattaaaatgaaaaatgacaactgGGGCTCTTGCACTCAGGCTAAACCTCAAGCTCAAATACCGCTACAGTCTTCAAGACAAGACTCAAGCAGAGCTCAGGtgagaaaaacaacaaggtGGTCAACAAAGGGGAAAAGTCAAATAACAGATGAGATTAAGACTGCTCATGGggaaatctgtgaaaaaaaaattatgtcccGTTTGAGCTCTTTGGCCTGGGAAGGAGTGAAGGCCAACACATCCATCCTTCCCAAAGAAGTAAGCTTATGCTCAAAACTCAAGACATTCGGGCTCAGGAAGGGAGTCTTCCTCACTTGTCAAGTGAGGGCAAACAAGGTCTGCTCCCTTTGTGAGAGTGAGGAAGTagaaggagagaaagaaaggataTTAGAGAGTGAAAATGCAGAAAGGCCAAATCAACAAAGTACAGACTTTGAAGAAAATTCTGTCAGTGGCAATGACATCTTGCTGTGGACGGATCCCTTCGTTCAGAGTTACCTGGCAGGACTCCATTTGTCCATGAACAG AAATGTTTGGAACCAGAACCTTTTCCAGAACCTACCCTCCATTTCTGGCCCAAAGGGACGTCGGCGTCCACAAGGAGAGGTACAAGAACTAACTCGGCGATTTGCTTTCACCATCCAGTTCCTTAACAGAACCGAGCTACACAGGCTTCATCTAGACATAAACCTCAACAAACGGGCCTTAATCTCTGAACATCTCAAGGGTCTTTCCCTTGCTGACCTGTGCCCTGATCAGGTCTTGGAGGCATGCCACTATGTTTTTGAAGCAAGTTTCTCACATGGCAACGGGAGCAGTGACAGTGAAAAAGCACCATTAGTCACTCACCTGGCAGCAAACCTACCCGAGTTCCTCACATTCCGTGGCGTTCCACTCGGCCCACCAGATGCATACGTTGTGCACAAGATTCTTGAAAGGGCTGAAAAAGGAGGTAGAGGTTTTTCTTTGGATCTTGAGGACACTGGGATTCCAATTTCAGGACTCAGGTCCCTGATTGGTCTTGGCAGCTGCAGTACATACAA ggCATGCATAGCTGATGTAATTGCCCTGTGGGAGCAGTTAGAGCAGAGTGGTGAAAAGAAGCCGCTTCAAAATTTTGTGACCAAGTTCAAGATCCACCCTCTGAAGGTGATGCAAGTGTCTCAAATAGAACATCTGTCAAAGCTTGTGAACATTCATATGCACAGGAGGTTGTCATACTG TCTCAGAGAACCTGATCCCATCCTAGATGAGGGAGTTCCAGCAGTCAAGGAGCTACACAAACTGGAGTTAGC GATTGGTCCAGAACGTGGGCCCCAAGCTATCCCCAGGCTTTGGGAGTTTCTACCAAGTTTACATGACCTCCAGCACCTAGA TTTGGAGGGCAATAAGATTGGAGACCAAGGAGCTGAGCAATTGGCTGATACATTCTCCTCCCTCTGTTTTCTGCAGATACTCAA TCTGTCACAGAATTATATAGGAGACAATGGGGTCAAAAAAATGGTGACTACACTAAAGGATTTACCCAAACTGCACTGTTTAAT CCTCTACAGTAACGTGATTTCTGATGAAGGTGCCTCCACTTTAGCCGCTGTCCTCCCTCACATGGCATCACTGACTGACCTAGA CGTGAAGTATAACAAGCTATCAGATGTTGGTGCACAATGCTTGGGAGCCAGCCTGAAGGAATGTaagaaaatgaagactttgag GATGTGGAACCAATGTATTCCATATGGTGTATTTGAGAGGCTTCAGCAGCAGGATCCCAGGATCCTTTGGCATTAG
- the ciita gene encoding MHC class II transactivator isoform X5, translating to MQNTDQDPIFCPDYGALPDDLSEFMNDSYLVKMLDTDGLFSDDPMLIFDDNNFSDTPLAKEPDSRRNQQVEKIKPTRKTTILQKRPRAATLSKHRTTGKKNSTPKKQKADGTGVGPVQSEGELSCPSTPPQSILHLQPSIQFVTIPDITFYQFKMQTICPPVIRLPFPNAAAPAYLLVPVPPSPSAYKLQVAPFSPEDSAVVPALMSSSPFGTLSDTTSKVMSPPCNYESVKNYIKIAKAHMHQICEEMEPGLTLSSHFVDVQVIQREMFCSGKENNKSLHKELVSMGDMDRQKRLIKLSQIFENSNGNKPKRYILLLGKAGMGKTTLIRKLCQDWTRDCIPQFDFVFLLNDAHLISSRKSHYSLQSLLLDLPTFAISTINIEEVYAQVLKAPKRVLIIFDGFDDRDYEILFQEKDFTTLLEKDTKAKAFTVRKLYSAILQRVVLPGSILLISARPRGTAYHLLRRHDSLLEASGFTPLYIETYFSRYFDDPNLREFAWKCLEKCSYLRHLCWKPGLCRLVCLVVEHSEGSESLPRTLTELCHQVLCIKMKNDNWGSCTQAKPQAQIPLQSSRQDSSRAQVRKTTRWSTKGKSQITDEIKTAHGEICEKKIMSRLSSLAWEGVKANTSILPKEVSLCSKLKTFGLRKGVFLTCQVRANKVCSLCESEEVEGEKERILESENAERPNQQSTDFEENSVSGNDILLWTDPFVQSYLAGLHLSMNRNVWNQNLFQNLPSISGPKGRRRPQGEVQELTRRFAFTIQFLNRTELHRLHLDINLNKRALISEHLKGLSLADLCPDQVLEACHYVFEASFSHGNGSSDSEKAPLVTHLAANLPEFLTFRGVPLGPPDAYVVHKILERAEKGGRGFSLDLEDTGIPISGLRSLIGLGSCSTYKACIADVIALWEQLEQSGEKKPLQNFVTKFKIHPLKSQRT from the exons ATGCAGAACACGGATCAGGACCCAATTTTCTGTCCTGACTACGGAGCTTTACCag ATGATTTATCGGAATTCATGAATGACAGTTACTTGGTGAAGATGCTTG ACACGGATGGCCTCTTTAGTGATGATCCCATGTTAATTTTCGATGACAACAACTTCA GTGACACTCCCTTGGCAAAAGAGCCAGACTCACGCAGAAATCAACAGGTAGAAAAAATTAAACCAacgagaaaaacaacaattcttcaaaaaagacccAGAG caGCTACACTATCAAAACATAGGACAACGGGAAAAAAGAATtccacaccaaaaaaacaaaaagctgatG GTACTGGCGTGGGACCAGTGCAGAGTGAGGGGGAACTATCGTGTCCCTCCACACCGCCACAAAGCATCCTTCATCTCCAACCCTCCATTCAGTTTGTCACAATCCCAGATATTACATTTTATCAGTTTAAGATGCAAACAATCTGTCCTCCAGTTATCAGACTTCCATTCCCCAATGCTGCTGCACCAGCATACCTATTAG TACCTGTACCTCCTTCGCCATCAGCATACAAACTCCAAGTGGCACCCTTTTCTCCAG AGGACAGTGCAGTAGTACCTGCCCTAATGAGCTCATCCCCATTCGGAACATTGTCAGACACCACAAGCAAAGTCATGTCTCCGCCGTGCAATTATG AGAGTGTAAAGAACTACATTAAAATCGCCAAAGCCCATATGCATCAAATCTGCGAGGAGATGGAGCCAGGGCTAACTTTGAGCTCTCATTTTGTGGATGTGCAAGTGATTCAGAGAGAGATGTTTTGCTCagggaaagaaaataacaagTCCCTGCACAAAGAACTGGTGTCCATGGGAGATATGGACAGGCAAAAAAGATTGATTAAGTTGAGTCAG ATATTTGAGAATTCGAATGGAAACAAACCCAAACGATATATACTTCTACTTGGCAAAGCCGGCATGGGAAAAACCACCCTTATCAGGAAGCTATGCCAGGACTGGACCAGAGACTGCATCCCACAGTTTGACTTTGTATTCTTGTTGAATGACGCTCATCTAATCTCTTCAAGAAAATCACACTATAGTCTTCAGAGCCTCCTACTCGACCTGCCCACCTTTGCcatttccaccattaatatcGAGGAAGTGTACGCACAAGTCCTTAAAGCCCCCAAACGTGTACTCATCATTTTTGATGGTTTTGATGATCGGGACTATGAAATACTATTTCAAGAAAAAGACTTTACAACCTTGTTAGAGAAAGACACTAAAGCAAAGGCCTTTACAGTTAGAAAGCTATACTCTGCCATCCTCCAAAGGGTGGTCCTTCCAGGATCAATTCTTCTGATTTCTGCCAGACCAAGAGGCACTGCCTACCATCTATTGCGGCGACATGACAGCCTTTTGGAGGCTAGTGGATTTACCCCTCTATATATAGAAACatatttctccaggtactttgATGACCCTAATCTCAGAGAATTTGCTTGGAAATGCTTAGAAAAGTGCAGCTATCTACGTCACCTTTGTTGGAAGCCTGGACTCTGTCGACTGGTGTGCTTGGTTGTGGAACACTCTGAAGGTTCAGAGAGCCTTCCAAGAACTTTAACTGAGCTCTGCCATCAAGTACtttgtattaaaatgaaaaatgacaactgGGGCTCTTGCACTCAGGCTAAACCTCAAGCTCAAATACCGCTACAGTCTTCAAGACAAGACTCAAGCAGAGCTCAGGtgagaaaaacaacaaggtGGTCAACAAAGGGGAAAAGTCAAATAACAGATGAGATTAAGACTGCTCATGGggaaatctgtgaaaaaaaaattatgtcccGTTTGAGCTCTTTGGCCTGGGAAGGAGTGAAGGCCAACACATCCATCCTTCCCAAAGAAGTAAGCTTATGCTCAAAACTCAAGACATTCGGGCTCAGGAAGGGAGTCTTCCTCACTTGTCAAGTGAGGGCAAACAAGGTCTGCTCCCTTTGTGAGAGTGAGGAAGTagaaggagagaaagaaaggataTTAGAGAGTGAAAATGCAGAAAGGCCAAATCAACAAAGTACAGACTTTGAAGAAAATTCTGTCAGTGGCAATGACATCTTGCTGTGGACGGATCCCTTCGTTCAGAGTTACCTGGCAGGACTCCATTTGTCCATGAACAG AAATGTTTGGAACCAGAACCTTTTCCAGAACCTACCCTCCATTTCTGGCCCAAAGGGACGTCGGCGTCCACAAGGAGAGGTACAAGAACTAACTCGGCGATTTGCTTTCACCATCCAGTTCCTTAACAGAACCGAGCTACACAGGCTTCATCTAGACATAAACCTCAACAAACGGGCCTTAATCTCTGAACATCTCAAGGGTCTTTCCCTTGCTGACCTGTGCCCTGATCAGGTCTTGGAGGCATGCCACTATGTTTTTGAAGCAAGTTTCTCACATGGCAACGGGAGCAGTGACAGTGAAAAAGCACCATTAGTCACTCACCTGGCAGCAAACCTACCCGAGTTCCTCACATTCCGTGGCGTTCCACTCGGCCCACCAGATGCATACGTTGTGCACAAGATTCTTGAAAGGGCTGAAAAAGGAGGTAGAGGTTTTTCTTTGGATCTTGAGGACACTGGGATTCCAATTTCAGGACTCAGGTCCCTGATTGGTCTTGGCAGCTGCAGTACATACAA ggCATGCATAGCTGATGTAATTGCCCTGTGGGAGCAGTTAGAGCAGAGTGGTGAAAAGAAGCCGCTTCAAAATTTTGTGACCAAGTTCAAGATCCACCCTCTGAAG TCTCAGAGAACCTGA